In Clostridium swellfunianum, a genomic segment contains:
- a CDS encoding acyl-CoA reductase, which yields MDNIYRGEPISKTDFIERLSEAKARIEEDLLLPRLPVEVVIEAVHTLAEEIDQREIVKQLVSLGIQKWAAEEYVSVTVESMSKGELTRKLHAELGQEPFAWKEAQNGIEECNYPLGVIMHIGAGNALGLSAFSVIEGLMTGNINILKLPDDEGGISTRILLGLAEIEPRLKPYIYVLDISSKNKEVISQLIEMANAVVVWGSDEAITAIRHLSPPYLPIIEWGHRLSFAYFTKHAHEEKDLEGLARDICLTDQLYCSSPQCVFYETDKPKEIDEFAERLSQCIKSLGKQFPAAARQIDVQAQITWTHEFIKTEEILKEKRLITNAEKDYGVMIDYKPELKASPLFRNIWVMPIRRKELLAMLRLHKGHLQTVGVSCSSEELDELSNIFYAAGVTRVSSCGYMSVNYSGEPHDGVLALQRYVKRVNRRMK from the coding sequence ATGGATAATATCTACAGAGGAGAACCCATTTCAAAGACTGATTTTATTGAAAGATTATCCGAGGCCAAGGCAAGGATAGAAGAAGACCTTCTGCTGCCAAGGCTTCCTGTGGAAGTAGTAATTGAAGCAGTACATACTTTAGCAGAGGAAATAGACCAAAGGGAGATAGTTAAGCAGCTTGTGTCCCTTGGAATACAGAAATGGGCTGCAGAGGAATATGTAAGCGTTACAGTTGAAAGCATGAGTAAAGGAGAACTGACCAGGAAGCTGCATGCGGAACTTGGACAAGAACCCTTTGCATGGAAGGAAGCTCAGAACGGTATAGAAGAGTGCAATTACCCACTTGGAGTAATAATGCATATTGGAGCAGGAAATGCCTTAGGGCTTTCAGCTTTCAGTGTAATAGAAGGTCTTATGACTGGAAATATAAATATTTTAAAGCTTCCAGATGATGAAGGAGGCATATCCACCAGAATATTGTTAGGATTGGCAGAAATAGAGCCAAGATTGAAGCCATATATTTATGTTTTAGACATTTCATCTAAAAATAAAGAAGTTATTAGTCAGCTAATTGAGATGGCAAATGCAGTAGTTGTCTGGGGATCTGATGAGGCTATAACCGCTATCAGACACCTCTCACCACCATACTTGCCAATAATTGAATGGGGACACCGACTAAGCTTTGCATATTTTACAAAGCATGCACATGAAGAAAAGGACTTGGAAGGCTTAGCCCGGGACATATGTCTAACTGATCAGCTTTACTGCAGCTCGCCTCAATGTGTATTTTACGAAACTGATAAACCTAAGGAAATCGATGAATTTGCAGAGAGACTGTCACAATGCATAAAGTCTTTAGGAAAACAATTCCCTGCAGCAGCCAGGCAAATTGATGTACAAGCACAGATTACCTGGACTCATGAGTTTATTAAAACAGAAGAGATTCTAAAAGAAAAGCGGCTAATAACAAATGCGGAAAAAGACTACGGCGTTATGATAGACTATAAGCCTGAACTGAAAGCCTCACCTCTATTTCGTAATATTTGGGTAATGCCTATAAGAAGAAAAGAGCTATTGGCTATGTTGAGACTTCACAAGGGTCACCTGCAAACAGTGGGAGTAAGCTGCAGCAGTGAGGAACTTGATGAATTGTCTAACATCTTTTACGCAGCAGGTGTTACCCGTGTGTCAAGTTGTGGGTACATGTCTGTAAACTACAGCGGCGAACCCCATGATGGTGTTTTAGCTTTACAAAGATACGTTAAGAGAGTTAACAGAAGGATGAAATAA
- a CDS encoding response regulator transcription factor — MEKIVIVEDDVFLREELKSILEKEGYSVECISSFSTVLEDIASASPSLIILDLNLPTLSGFDICRALKARGIGPVLVLTSRNQLRDELHALDLGADDYLTKPCHPKRLVARLQKLINLYANMQVLLDAGDFQLDEKANILYAYNNSISLSENEGIIMKALLKAAPSTVKKEELFNLLWGSSQYVDENILQVNMTRMRKTLEQLGLHNRIKTVRGIGYQLVRGDSE, encoded by the coding sequence GTGGAAAAGATAGTAATTGTGGAGGACGATGTCTTTTTACGTGAAGAGCTTAAAAGCATATTAGAGAAAGAGGGATATTCTGTTGAGTGTATCTCCTCTTTCAGTACTGTATTGGAAGATATTGCTTCAGCTTCTCCTTCATTGATTATATTAGATTTAAATTTGCCAACGCTTTCAGGCTTTGATATTTGCCGTGCACTAAAGGCTCGGGGAATAGGACCTGTATTAGTGCTGACTTCGCGTAATCAGCTTAGAGATGAACTGCATGCCTTAGATTTAGGCGCAGATGATTATTTAACAAAACCCTGCCATCCTAAACGGTTGGTTGCTAGACTTCAAAAGCTTATTAATCTTTATGCAAATATGCAGGTTCTTTTGGATGCAGGTGATTTTCAGCTGGATGAGAAGGCAAATATATTATATGCATATAATAATTCAATTTCACTATCGGAAAATGAAGGAATCATTATGAAGGCTTTGCTTAAAGCCGCACCTTCAACAGTAAAAAAAGAAGAGCTTTTTAACCTGCTGTGGGGGAGCAGCCAATACGTGGATGAGAACATTCTTCAAGTTAATATGACGAGAATGCGTAAGACTCTTGAACAGCTAGGGCTGCATAATAGAATCAAAACCGTGAGGGGAATTGGCTATCAATTAGTTAGAGGAGATAGTGAGTGA
- a CDS encoding sensor histidine kinase, translating into MLRAFLNIIKEYRPWILLLCISNVFFILLAWLAYPETFRLLAGSMIIFSIISILFGVLIVSKKQGKQDKSFYNFLREPSKEHEAELIEAIGELHKEKVKYLADRLRSLNDQFEEAKLQALDYEEFIEGWVHEIKTPISLAALVLENRKEEMSQLAYQRLEHARINISDNVEQILFYARLKVSHVDYRLERISLTLCCEDVLLELQSLLNEKEIKVVYRMKDVPIVSDNKALEFILMQIFVNAVKYSNEKIDSFIILETGLDAIENRYYLKISDNGLGVLTSDLPFIFDKGFTGDNTNRSKSSGIGLYLVKKLCDDLQIEIEVEGEYGKGFAIQLLFPIVNNAEV; encoded by the coding sequence ATGCTAAGAGCTTTTCTAAATATTATAAAGGAATACCGTCCTTGGATACTACTTCTTTGTATAAGCAATGTCTTTTTTATTTTACTGGCTTGGCTTGCATATCCAGAAACCTTTAGACTCCTAGCAGGAAGCATGATTATTTTTTCCATAATCAGCATTTTGTTTGGAGTACTTATTGTTTCTAAGAAACAGGGAAAGCAGGACAAAAGCTTTTACAACTTTTTAAGAGAACCTTCTAAGGAGCATGAAGCAGAGCTTATAGAAGCTATTGGAGAGCTTCATAAAGAAAAGGTAAAGTATCTAGCTGATAGGCTGCGCAGCTTAAACGATCAATTCGAGGAGGCCAAGCTACAAGCCTTGGATTATGAAGAATTCATCGAAGGATGGGTTCATGAGATAAAAACACCAATCTCTTTGGCAGCCTTGGTTTTGGAAAATCGCAAGGAGGAAATGTCCCAGCTTGCCTATCAAAGGCTTGAGCATGCAAGAATCAATATTAGTGACAATGTTGAACAGATACTATTTTATGCAAGACTAAAGGTATCCCATGTTGACTATCGCTTGGAAAGGATATCTCTAACTCTCTGCTGTGAAGATGTACTGCTGGAACTTCAGTCGCTGCTTAACGAAAAAGAGATTAAGGTTGTTTATAGGATGAAGGATGTGCCAATTGTGTCTGACAATAAGGCTCTTGAATTTATTTTAATGCAAATATTCGTTAATGCAGTTAAATACTCCAACGAAAAGATAGACAGCTTTATCATCCTAGAAACTGGTCTTGATGCTATAGAGAACAGGTACTATTTAAAAATTTCAGATAACGGTCTTGGAGTGTTGACCTCTGATCTTCCTTTTATTTTTGATAAAGGATTTACAGGAGACAATACTAATCGCAGCAAGTCATCTGGAATAGGCTTATATCTGGTGAAGAAATTATGCGACGATTTACAAATTGAAATTGAAGTTGAAGGCGAGTATGGAAAAGGTTTTGCAATTCAATTGTTGTTTCCAATAGTTAATAACGCTGAGGTTTGA
- a CDS encoding acyl-protein synthetase: protein MATARDKLFSYKKIYDLNGSQELFVEAMKESIEHHRDNCEFYGKFLSEQGFKASDIKTIEDCAKIPPITAQFFKHHEVLSIKKDEVEIHATSSGTQGQKSQIFLDKDSLRLGTKMAIKAIKYHGFISIIPTNYIILGYEPQKGNEMGNVKVALGMTRFAPAKEKVFALRPLGDKYEIDYFGIINAFKRFNIQRMPVRILGFPSYLYMLLKMMKDSGMEPLKLNKRSVVLTGGGWKKFDDMAIDKQELYEMVEQYLGIPSKNCRDFYSAVEHSVAYPECEKHHMHVPIWSRVIIRDVKTLEPLGFNEPGFLSFISPLVSSVPISSIIMGDIAVLRDGKYCGCGITTPYFEVLGRAGTSKTRSCAIAASEYMKES, encoded by the coding sequence GTGGCTACAGCAAGAGATAAATTATTCTCTTATAAAAAAATCTATGACCTAAATGGCAGCCAAGAGCTCTTTGTGGAGGCGATGAAGGAGTCTATAGAGCACCATAGGGACAATTGCGAATTTTATGGGAAGTTTCTAAGTGAACAGGGTTTTAAAGCTTCAGATATTAAAACCATAGAGGATTGTGCAAAAATCCCACCAATAACCGCTCAGTTTTTTAAGCACCATGAAGTACTTAGCATTAAAAAGGACGAAGTTGAAATACATGCTACTTCCTCTGGTACGCAGGGGCAGAAAAGTCAGATTTTCCTTGATAAGGATTCCTTAAGGCTTGGAACAAAAATGGCCATTAAGGCTATAAAATATCATGGTTTTATTTCTATTATCCCTACTAATTATATCATATTAGGCTATGAGCCACAGAAGGGTAATGAAATGGGCAACGTGAAGGTGGCACTTGGAATGACACGCTTTGCTCCAGCAAAGGAAAAAGTATTCGCCTTAAGGCCCCTTGGAGATAAATATGAAATTGATTATTTCGGAATTATAAATGCCTTTAAGCGCTTTAATATACAGAGGATGCCAGTACGCATACTGGGGTTTCCTTCTTATCTATACATGCTTTTAAAGATGATGAAGGATTCAGGAATGGAGCCGCTAAAACTTAATAAAAGATCAGTTGTGCTGACAGGAGGCGGTTGGAAGAAATTTGACGATATGGCTATAGACAAGCAGGAACTGTATGAAATGGTTGAACAGTATCTGGGTATTCCCTCTAAAAACTGCCGTGACTTCTATAGCGCTGTAGAGCACAGTGTGGCTTATCCGGAATGTGAGAAGCATCATATGCATGTACCAATATGGAGCAGAGTTATAATTCGTGATGTGAAAACACTGGAGCCTTTAGGTTTCAATGAACCTGGCTTTCTAAGCTTTATAAGTCCTCTTGTTTCTTCTGTGCCAATATCTTCTATAATAATGGGTGATATTGCAGTTCTTAGAGATGGAAAATACTGCGGCTGCGGAATTACAACTCCTTATTTTGAAGTTCTAGGGAGAGCAGGTACCTCTAAAACAAGAAGCTGCGCAATTGCTGCTTCTGAATATATGAAGGAGAGTTAG
- a CDS encoding CPBP family intramembrane glutamic endopeptidase produces MSKRVTINYLIWTFVLTYMTWGGIIVANQFGYLKYGTPLCMVLYVIGGNAPPIIAYIVLKQAGKIKLLKQFIGEVFAIKQKPKYYALLVDFLALYFGIPALMHGVQKGAELYIGVLFIPVMILFGGLEELGWRYILQPSLEKRFSFGVSTSITACIWAVWHLPLFFIQGTIQSKLSFGIFTVMVFGMSFALASIYRLSKSIWLCILFHSAINSLSSSWIIADDLTIKICTSIVIIIFSSMFILFKRKAYIQNEQYYQ; encoded by the coding sequence ATGAGTAAACGAGTAACAATAAATTACTTAATTTGGACTTTTGTTCTGACTTATATGACATGGGGAGGTATTATAGTTGCTAATCAATTTGGATATTTAAAATATGGTACACCTCTTTGCATGGTATTATATGTAATAGGTGGTAATGCACCACCTATCATTGCTTATATAGTTTTAAAACAAGCAGGCAAGATAAAACTGCTAAAGCAGTTTATAGGTGAAGTTTTTGCTATCAAACAAAAACCAAAATATTATGCCCTATTAGTTGACTTTTTAGCACTTTATTTTGGCATTCCTGCTTTGATGCATGGCGTTCAAAAGGGAGCTGAATTATATATAGGAGTGCTATTTATCCCTGTAATGATTTTATTTGGTGGCTTAGAGGAATTGGGTTGGAGATATATACTTCAGCCTTCACTTGAAAAACGATTCTCTTTTGGCGTTTCAACTTCTATTACAGCTTGTATTTGGGCAGTATGGCATTTGCCTCTATTTTTTATACAAGGCACCATACAGAGTAAATTAAGCTTTGGAATTTTTACTGTTATGGTATTTGGGATGTCATTTGCATTGGCGTCAATATACAGATTAAGTAAAAGCATATGGCTTTGCATTCTCTTTCACAGCGCGATAAACTCATTATCTTCATCATGGATAATTGCTGATGATTTAACAATCAAGATATGTACTTCTATTGTTATAATTATTTTTTCTTCTATGTTTATATTATTTAAGAGAAAAGCATATATCCAAAATGAACAGTATTACCAGTAA
- a CDS encoding ABC transporter permease — protein MFFNFIKTNSRKTRKENGVYFASLIISIVAFYVILSLGEQDVMVYLKTIESDAVGKLLLMIPMLYALSLFFVFFLVYFANRYQLQCRSHEFGMYLMMGMKNTKLFAMIMGETLWNGLVALLIGLPASLFLTELISLATSRIIGMGIIGHRFRISWLGLGMTVFGFIMVQLLAVFILSLKLSRKEPVDLLKEQKEKRQRILPAVWVSISLLIGLALLCAAYVLAVLYLRSLDYRMFLLILVLGICGTFTLFRGLGSLIGAWIKRKSSSSSGLFIFTGRQLQENVLNQWSSLAISSLLILMAMVCFAFGISTTLNRGAASKRTVDFTFTASEKEIASVLNSDKLKPYVKDYYAMKLGHFRPSEAEKSEDTASVFSWSEFTEEISKGKNSQEKDNILSYLAPPSRPYLISLSSYNALLKSNNKAPIELGEHEVAMYSSEEFSHSHDIVREALKANPAVSIGKKQYKLIPALYTSSIVADRAITLSYALIVKDDIYNAFSGSSMDSSLWNMVLDSDFVKEKGLMQSVYEVDNLLSTSGLDYESYLSSMGRQLFYIVAGSYTTFYLGIMFLIIANTVLGLKFLMQQRSTRHRYSTVAMLGASVEAICSSARVQIWWYFGLVISAALISSVFGMWSMLGAFLVIPKASNLEISTIILAVSVAIIVFVVFEICYICMIQRKSDEEIKKLKEI, from the coding sequence ATGTTCTTTAATTTTATTAAGACAAACAGCCGTAAGACTAGAAAAGAAAACGGGGTGTATTTTGCCTCGCTGATTATTTCTATTGTTGCTTTTTATGTGATTCTTTCCCTTGGAGAGCAGGATGTTATGGTGTATTTAAAAACCATTGAAAGTGACGCAGTAGGAAAGCTTTTGCTAATGATTCCAATGCTTTACGCCCTTTCACTATTCTTTGTGTTTTTTCTAGTTTATTTTGCTAACAGATATCAATTGCAATGCCGCAGCCATGAATTTGGCATGTACTTGATGATGGGTATGAAAAATACCAAGCTTTTTGCAATGATTATGGGAGAAACCTTGTGGAATGGCTTAGTAGCTTTGTTGATTGGTTTGCCGGCTTCTTTATTTCTAACGGAATTAATTAGCTTGGCAACCTCAAGAATTATTGGAATGGGCATTATCGGACACAGGTTTCGTATCTCCTGGCTTGGGCTTGGAATGACGGTATTCGGCTTCATTATGGTTCAATTATTAGCTGTGTTTATTCTAAGCTTAAAGCTTAGCAGGAAAGAACCAGTAGACTTGCTGAAGGAGCAAAAGGAAAAAAGACAGAGAATTCTTCCTGCTGTATGGGTAAGCATTAGTTTATTGATTGGGTTAGCTTTGCTTTGCGCAGCTTATGTATTGGCGGTTTTATATTTGCGCAGCCTTGATTATAGGATGTTTTTATTAATATTGGTCCTTGGGATTTGTGGAACCTTTACGCTTTTTCGCGGGCTTGGAAGCTTAATTGGAGCTTGGATAAAACGTAAAAGCAGTTCTTCTTCAGGCCTATTTATTTTTACGGGAAGGCAGCTTCAAGAAAATGTTCTAAATCAATGGAGTTCCCTTGCTATATCGTCACTGTTAATTCTTATGGCAATGGTTTGCTTTGCTTTTGGAATTTCCACAACATTAAATAGAGGTGCAGCCTCCAAAAGAACAGTAGATTTTACTTTTACTGCATCGGAAAAAGAAATTGCTTCAGTTCTTAATTCTGATAAATTAAAGCCTTATGTAAAAGACTATTATGCTATGAAACTTGGACACTTTCGTCCTTCTGAGGCAGAGAAGTCAGAAGATACAGCAAGTGTGTTTTCCTGGTCTGAGTTTACAGAAGAGATTTCTAAAGGAAAAAACTCGCAGGAAAAAGATAATATATTAAGCTATTTGGCTCCTCCTTCCAGGCCTTATTTAATTTCGCTCTCCAGCTACAATGCATTGCTAAAATCTAATAACAAGGCTCCTATTGAATTGGGAGAGCATGAAGTTGCAATGTATTCTAGCGAGGAATTTTCACATTCTCATGATATAGTTAGAGAGGCTTTAAAAGCTAATCCAGCAGTTAGTATTGGGAAAAAGCAATATAAATTAATACCTGCACTATATACCAGCAGCATTGTAGCAGATAGAGCTATCACTCTTTCATACGCTTTGATTGTTAAGGACGATATATATAATGCCTTCTCTGGAAGTTCTATGGATTCATCTTTGTGGAATATGGTTTTAGACTCGGATTTTGTTAAGGAAAAAGGTCTTATGCAGTCTGTATATGAGGTAGATAACCTGCTGAGTACATCAGGCTTAGATTATGAAAGCTATCTTTCAAGCATGGGCAGACAGCTGTTTTATATTGTGGCAGGAAGCTATACAACCTTTTATTTGGGCATTATGTTTCTAATTATAGCAAATACAGTTTTAGGTTTAAAATTTCTTATGCAGCAAAGAAGCACAAGACACAGATATTCCACAGTGGCTATGCTGGGGGCAAGTGTTGAAGCTATATGCTCTTCAGCGCGGGTTCAAATCTGGTGGTATTTCGGCTTAGTTATTTCGGCAGCCTTAATAAGTTCAGTGTTTGGTATGTGGTCCATGCTAGGAGCCTTTCTTGTTATACCTAAGGCTTCAAATTTAGAAATTAGCACCATAATTTTAGCAGTATCAGTTGCTATAATTGTATTTGTAGTTTTTGAAATTTGTTATATATGTATGATTCAACGAAAGAGCGATGAAGAAATCAAGAAATTAAAAGAAATTTGA
- the rsgA gene encoding ribosome small subunit-dependent GTPase A, which yields MNNINNLYDLGWNESLDKEFKAYENNFTVGRVCSEFKNIYKLITLEGEKLASVTGKMMYTAQGRADYPAVGDWVLIDKADSKGERAVIHKILPRKSKFSRKTAGAVIEEQIVAANVDFLFICMSLNQDFNVRRIERYTTMAWESGAVPIVILTKADLCEDASEKVRALEAVTMGIDIKIVSALKDSGIDLIKSYLAAGKTGAFLGSSGVGKSTLINKLLGYEALETMSVREDDDKGRHTTTHRELFVLPYGGIVIDTPGMREFQILDAEQGIDTTFEDIQILASQCKFSDCSHGSEPGCAVKKAIGEGSLSEGRFNNYIKLKKEADYIARKTDRAAATAYTNQIKSIHKQMRKRSKS from the coding sequence TTGAACAATATTAATAATTTATATGATTTAGGCTGGAATGAAAGTTTAGATAAAGAATTTAAGGCTTACGAAAATAACTTTACAGTAGGAAGAGTATGTAGTGAATTTAAAAATATTTACAAGCTTATAACTCTTGAAGGTGAAAAATTAGCTTCAGTTACGGGAAAGATGATGTATACTGCTCAAGGCAGGGCAGATTATCCTGCTGTAGGAGATTGGGTTTTAATAGATAAGGCTGATTCAAAAGGTGAAAGGGCTGTTATTCATAAAATCCTACCGAGAAAATCAAAGTTTTCTAGAAAAACAGCAGGTGCTGTTATTGAAGAGCAAATTGTAGCTGCCAATGTAGATTTTTTATTTATCTGCATGTCTTTAAACCAAGACTTTAATGTAAGAAGAATTGAAAGATACACTACCATGGCTTGGGAAAGCGGCGCTGTGCCTATAGTTATCCTTACCAAAGCCGACTTGTGTGAGGATGCTTCTGAAAAAGTTAGAGCTTTGGAGGCTGTTACAATGGGCATTGATATAAAAATTGTAAGCGCTTTAAAGGATTCAGGCATTGATCTAATTAAAAGCTACCTTGCTGCAGGAAAAACAGGAGCTTTTCTCGGTTCTTCCGGAGTTGGGAAATCAACCTTAATAAATAAGCTATTAGGTTATGAAGCTCTTGAAACAATGAGCGTAAGAGAAGATGACGATAAAGGAAGGCATACCACTACACATAGAGAGCTATTTGTTCTTCCTTATGGCGGTATAGTAATAGATACTCCTGGAATGAGAGAATTTCAAATTCTCGACGCAGAGCAAGGAATTGATACAACCTTTGAAGACATTCAGATACTTGCCTCTCAATGCAAATTTTCTGACTGCTCTCATGGCTCTGAGCCTGGCTGTGCAGTAAAAAAAGCTATTGGTGAAGGCAGTTTATCGGAAGGAAGGTTTAATAACTATATTAAGCTTAAGAAGGAAGCTGACTATATTGCAAGAAAGACAGACAGAGCAGCTGCTACTGCTTATACAAATCAAATCAAATCAATTCACAAACAAATGAGAAAGCGCAGCAAAAGCTAA
- a CDS encoding DUF4177 domain-containing protein, translated as MIQIYKYLYVPAKTAGVFRTSDHRELIDKYSQEGWRFITAIPTEFGGYGQIKAFDLVFEKEE; from the coding sequence GTGATTCAAATTTATAAGTATTTATATGTTCCTGCTAAAACTGCAGGAGTTTTTAGAACCTCAGATCATAGAGAGTTAATTGATAAGTATAGTCAGGAAGGTTGGAGGTTTATTACTGCCATTCCAACTGAATTTGGGGGTTATGGTCAAATTAAGGCATTTGACTTAGTTTTTGAAAAAGAGGAGTAA
- a CDS encoding lactate utilization protein yields the protein MDKNLSFVYEQRIKRTMENLQKNNMEAFYVEDEAAVIEKIKELVAEGSTVSVGGSMSLFEAGVIDLLRNGNYNFLDRYAQGLDASDIKEIFRKSFFADAYFTSTNALTEDGQLYNVDGNGNRVAAMIYGPDKVIVVVGVNKIVKDLDAAKERSKQIAAPANNTRLNLSNPCTKVGTCMDCKSPSRICNNYVVIGRQGNKDRIKVIIVGKQLGY from the coding sequence ATGGATAAAAATTTAAGCTTTGTATATGAGCAGAGAATAAAAAGAACAATGGAAAATCTTCAAAAGAACAATATGGAAGCTTTTTATGTGGAAGATGAAGCAGCAGTTATTGAAAAAATAAAAGAACTTGTGGCTGAGGGTAGTACAGTGTCTGTCGGAGGCTCCATGTCCTTGTTTGAAGCTGGAGTAATTGATCTTTTAAGAAACGGGAACTATAATTTTCTTGACAGATATGCACAAGGCTTGGACGCTTCTGATATAAAAGAAATTTTTAGAAAAAGCTTTTTTGCTGATGCTTATTTTACAAGCACCAATGCTTTAACAGAAGATGGACAGCTTTATAACGTTGATGGCAATGGAAATAGAGTTGCAGCTATGATTTATGGGCCTGACAAGGTTATAGTTGTTGTTGGTGTAAATAAAATAGTTAAGGATTTGGATGCTGCTAAAGAAAGAAGTAAGCAGATAGCAGCTCCAGCAAACAATACAAGGTTAAATCTAAGCAATCCATGTACTAAAGTAGGAACATGCATGGACTGCAAGAGCCCAAGCAGAATATGCAACAATTATGTTGTAATAGGCAGACAAGGAAATAAAGATAGAATAAAGGTAATTATAGTAGGCAAGCAATTAGGTTATTAA